In Mytilus edulis chromosome 4, xbMytEdul2.2, whole genome shotgun sequence, the following proteins share a genomic window:
- the LOC139519620 gene encoding uncharacterized protein, producing MRTWNIDYPLKFIQLEKSHQEKKKDIPIIAFQELKHICTETPMPLKDEELILFLKFHHEIRALVYFQDLPDYIILDTQWLSNVFKCIVTPRKFRAVSIKNQKRWEEFHSKGKLHSVVLEDILRKEEHILYKHKNHIVNVMEKFDIIIRPIKSDRYPADERLCYYVPCMIMEKPGCDIYKMFNVADDTCKKSTRICFKFRFLPPHLMNHLIASLCREYEVSEVGITEQGNNQVERVIALFKGTAVFELEKTRKLRKLLVTTCPNIIQMQILEFGRRAIITGGMYKHIADFVTEEINKIISTRFRMTNVNYAKKWECGIKKPEFVTGSFAFTEEQNPEYYCETCIGTHMFIGEWSDVQSNTLCLSQSSDDAPKSNHQSENKVFLTKMRCSFQGSMETLSKLSGESVSTGSMTGFTKEEINFAKMGMIVLNILADVLYDLLKKDTQNLRPRLDCDITFLYSEIRKLNKHIPTNSWGGQWQIIQKTDIAIGDDVERVRLTRNELQHSRNFTLNDTRFNELKNIILDLVNRFNLHNKPTKLYSDHLNEILSTSVSADDVKILQNQIKNEVKTEMAFEVEIEQQINVSHQ from the exons ATGAGAACATGGAATATAGACTATCCTTTGAAATTTATTCAACTGGAAAAAAGCCATCAAGAGAAGAAGAAGGATATACCAATTATTGCCTTTCAGGAATTGAAGCATATCTGTACAGAAACACCAATGCCACTGAAGGATGAGGaactaattttgtttttgaaatttcatcACGAAATAAGAGCTTTGGTTTATTTTCAAGATCTTCCAGATTATATTATTTTAGATACACAATGGTTGTCTAATGTTTTTAAATGCATAGTGACTCCAAGGAAATTTCGAGCTGTAAGTATCAAGAATCAAAAAAGATGGGAAGAATTTCATTCTAAGGGAAAATTACATAGTGTGGTTTTGGAAGATATATTAAGAAAAGAAGAACACATTTTGTACAAACACAAGAACCATATCGTGAATGTAATGGAgaaatttgatataattatacGTCCAATCAAATCAGATAGATATCCTGCCGATGAAAGATTGTGTTATTATGTACCTTGCATGATTATGGAAAAACCAGGTTGtgacatttataaaatgtttaatgtGGCAGATGATACCTGTAAAAAATCCACTCGGATATGCTTCAAATTCAGGTTTTTGCCACCACATCTAATGAATCATTTGATTGCTTCACTGTGTCGGGAGTATGAAGTGTCAGAAGTGGGCATCACTGAACAGGGAAACAATCAAGTAGAAAGGGTAATTGCTCTTTTCAAAGGAACTGCTGTCTTTGAGTTAGAAAAGACAAGAAAACTAAGAAAATTACTAGTAACGACTTGTCCAAATATTATTCAGATGCAGATTTTAGAATTTGGTAGGAGAGCCATTATCACGGGAGGCATGTACAAACACATTGCCGACTTTGTGACAGaggaaatcaacaaaattataagTACAAGATTTAGGATGACCAATGTGAACTATGCGAAAAAGTGGGAATGTGGCATTAAAAAACCAGAGTTTGTGACAGGTTCTTTTGCCTTTACAGAAGAGCAGAATCCAGAATATTACTGTGAGACATGTATAGGAACGCACATGTTCATTGGTGAATGGTCAGATGTACAAAGTAATACACTATGT TTGTCCCAGAGTTCAGACGATGCTCCGAAATCAAATCACCAATCAGAAAACAAAGTATTTTTAACAAAG ATGCGTTGCAGTTTCCAAGGTAGTATGGAAACATTATCAAAATTATCTGGAGAGTCAGTTTCAACAGGAAGTATGACAGGG TTTACTAAGGAGGAGATAAATTTTGCAAAGATGGGAATGATTGTGTTGAATATTCTTGCTGATGTTTTATATGACCTATTAAAAAAAGATACACAAAATCTGCGACCAAGGCTTGATTGTGATATAACATTCTTGTACAGCGAGATAAGGAAACTTAACAAACATATTCCAACAAATTCATGGGGTGGTCAGTGGCAAATAATTCAGAAAACAGACATAGCTATTGGAGATGATGTTGAACGTGTACGTCTTACAAGAAATGAGCTACAACACTCAAGGAACTTTACACTCAATGATACCCGTTTTAATGAGTTAAAGAATATAATACTTGACCTTGTGAACAGATTTAATCTACATAACAAACCAACAAAGCTGTATTCAGATCACCTCAACGAGATTTTATCTACATCAGTATCTGCGGATGATGTGAAAATTCTTCAGAATCAGATAAAAAATGAAGTGAAAACAG aaatggctTTTGAAGTTGAAATTGAACAACAAATAAACGTTTCACATCAATAG